In Candidatus Zixiibacteriota bacterium, a single genomic region encodes these proteins:
- a CDS encoding patatin-like phospholipase family protein: protein MGKTAIVMSGGGAKGAFELGAAHYLIKDKEIDPEVIVGVSTGNLNAAMLAQGKGYVGLVGQLYELENIWFSIDENEDVYYERFGGMVGLLLKADSIYSNKPLWKLIKENVDPFKLKDSGRILRIGVVGLMGGEYYAVSGRYERILDMIRASAAIPVYFNPVDIDTERWVDGGVRNITPLASAFAALAETGESADSTVDDPDTIYVILASPLETKKITDESKLDSGIEILSRSIELLTDEIYRNDLETAISINEAVKYYHKLKSMHQNLPPGFPFADHRNANIVLIAPEILHMGSLEFDRVKIKKAFEAGKKRAEEALTAAEQADGSNVTPKMLQRTIKVIK from the coding sequence ATGGGAAAGACCGCAATTGTTATGTCTGGAGGCGGTGCGAAGGGTGCTTTTGAACTGGGCGCTGCACATTATCTCATCAAAGACAAGGAGATCGATCCGGAAGTCATTGTCGGAGTGTCGACCGGCAATCTCAATGCCGCAATGCTGGCGCAGGGCAAAGGATATGTGGGTCTCGTCGGCCAATTGTATGAGCTCGAAAACATCTGGTTCTCTATCGATGAGAATGAAGATGTGTACTATGAACGCTTCGGCGGTATGGTCGGACTCTTGTTAAAAGCCGACAGCATCTACTCGAACAAACCGCTCTGGAAACTCATCAAGGAAAATGTCGACCCGTTCAAGCTCAAAGACTCTGGTCGGATTCTCCGCATCGGTGTCGTAGGGCTGATGGGGGGTGAGTACTATGCGGTGAGTGGCAGGTATGAGAGAATCCTGGACATGATCAGGGCTTCGGCCGCAATCCCGGTCTATTTCAATCCGGTCGATATTGACACGGAGCGCTGGGTGGACGGAGGGGTTAGAAACATAACTCCGTTGGCTTCGGCATTTGCGGCTCTGGCAGAAACGGGTGAGAGCGCAGATTCTACTGTGGATGATCCGGACACGATCTACGTCATTCTCGCCAGCCCCCTCGAGACAAAAAAGATCACTGACGAAAGTAAACTCGACAGCGGAATTGAAATACTATCAAGATCCATTGAATTGCTGACAGACGAGATATACCGCAACGATCTGGAAACTGCGATAAGTATCAACGAAGCGGTGAAGTACTATCACAAGCTGAAGAGCATGCACCAAAACCTCCCGCCTGGTTTCCCGTTCGCCGACCATCGAAACGCCAATATCGTTCTCATAGCGCCCGAAATTCTCCACATGGGATCGCTCGAGTTCGATCGTGTTAAAATCAAGAAGGCGTTCGAGGCAGGCAAGAAGAGGGCTGAGGAGGCATTGACGGCAGCAGAGCAGGCGGACGGATCAAACGTCACCCCGAAAATGTTGCAGAGGACGATTAAGGTCATCAAGTAA
- a CDS encoding HD domain-containing protein translates to MKMQHGGYLTIYLESLRIDSVLDFDLYTLHDGTYVLYRSKRLPFTENVRKTLIENGVPRLYVPNSDRHVYQKYVESNLTTILSDASIEETTRAGIFYDSAKYLVEEVLNNPTRGENIKRSQAMVESTVSFVLSRRDAFRSLLKVMSTDYCTYTHCVNVCTYSIALAQAVGITSADELHQLGTGAMLHDIGKSRIPDSVLNKRGILTPLEMEMIRKHPQYGFDIIKKTDIISEESCAPIIQHHEREDGSGYPNSIGSSYIHRYSKIVSIADVFDAMTTQRVYRAAEETYPVLKWMFENKHVFDAHFLEQFAKELGPGVPEGS, encoded by the coding sequence ATGAAGATGCAGCACGGCGGTTATCTGACAATCTACCTAGAATCGCTCAGGATTGACAGCGTTCTCGATTTTGATCTGTACACGCTCCACGACGGAACCTATGTGCTGTATAGATCGAAAAGATTGCCATTCACTGAGAACGTTCGTAAGACACTGATCGAGAATGGCGTTCCCAGATTATATGTCCCCAACTCTGACCGTCACGTCTATCAGAAATATGTGGAATCCAACCTGACAACGATTTTGAGCGATGCCTCAATTGAGGAAACGACCAGGGCAGGAATCTTTTACGATAGCGCAAAATACCTGGTCGAAGAGGTTCTGAACAACCCGACTCGGGGGGAAAACATCAAGCGCAGTCAGGCTATGGTGGAATCGACAGTCTCATTCGTACTCTCCAGACGGGATGCGTTTCGCAGTCTGCTGAAGGTCATGTCTACAGATTACTGCACTTACACACACTGTGTCAATGTCTGCACTTACTCGATTGCGCTCGCCCAGGCAGTCGGGATTACAAGTGCCGATGAACTTCACCAGCTCGGCACAGGTGCTATGCTGCATGATATTGGCAAGAGCAGAATACCCGATTCAGTCCTGAATAAAAGAGGAATACTGACGCCTCTTGAGATGGAAATGATCCGAAAACACCCCCAGTACGGATTTGATATCATCAAGAAAACAGACATTATATCTGAAGAATCATGCGCCCCCATAATCCAGCATCACGAACGGGAAGACGGGTCCGGCTATCCGAACAGTATTGGTTCCTCATACATTCATCGGTACAGTAAGATCGTATCGATTGCCGATGTCTTTGATGCGATGACCACGCAGCGGGTATATCGGGCCGCCGAGGAAACCTACCCTGTACTGAAATGGATGTTTGAGAATAAGCACGTATTTGATGCGCATTTTCTTGAGCAGTTCGCCAAGGAATTGGGTCCAGGCGTGCCTGAAGGCAGCTGA
- a CDS encoding dockerin type I repeat-containing protein, which produces MKRALIFSFILLCIFTGGNAFSQTFSDPFAPTFSSAAGDNVQFDFDVADSLADEFSIVHQIIYRDPAVNAWNLAEMTELYQVCSVYTYSATAEYVTTTSQFEWYNRSELDTVVVTQSPKNIGGTFPVPSYLLADLGADPTGDAEGTSASYLDITHCYGSYSDTKLYVRFENNGGGFPTSSGFTFFVYSVGIIDPDATDSIAYAFVYASVPLLIGPGLYKIDPADSSFSQIGNITTNISGNALSMSCNISDLTAQPGWSDWPPPSNLIVLAPVTATQSLSGMATNDWGKIAIFQPQSNLSDYSSNNAPTLSGASAVAGEGRLISASVTYTDTDNHLAVIRDFHVELDLHPMSACVKDYASGTLFETEVTVTSGGWYDYYFEFSDGAATVTTDIDSVYVDLQTYVAGDADGNGAVDIDDVVFLIQYIFASGPAPDPLESGDADCSGAIDIDDAVYLIAYIFSSGPTPCAL; this is translated from the coding sequence ATGAAACGAGCTCTGATATTCTCATTTATTCTGCTTTGCATATTCACGGGTGGAAACGCTTTCTCTCAGACTTTCTCAGATCCATTCGCGCCGACATTTTCCAGCGCGGCCGGTGACAATGTCCAGTTCGACTTCGATGTTGCCGATTCACTCGCAGATGAGTTCTCGATTGTGCACCAGATAATCTATCGCGATCCGGCTGTGAACGCATGGAATCTAGCAGAAATGACTGAGCTGTATCAGGTATGTTCTGTCTACACATATTCAGCTACCGCCGAATATGTCACGACCACCTCGCAGTTCGAATGGTACAACAGATCGGAGCTGGATACGGTGGTGGTGACACAGTCTCCGAAAAACATTGGTGGTACATTTCCGGTGCCGTCATATCTGCTCGCCGATCTCGGCGCTGATCCCACCGGTGACGCCGAGGGTACATCAGCGAGCTATCTCGATATAACACACTGCTACGGCAGTTATTCCGACACTAAGCTCTACGTAAGGTTCGAGAACAATGGTGGAGGATTCCCGACCAGCTCCGGATTCACCTTCTTTGTGTACTCCGTCGGAATAATCGATCCCGATGCCACCGATTCTATCGCGTACGCATTTGTTTACGCCAGCGTGCCGTTGTTGATCGGCCCAGGACTCTATAAGATCGATCCCGCCGACAGCTCATTCTCTCAAATTGGAAACATCACAACGAATATTTCCGGAAACGCTCTTTCGATGTCGTGTAATATCTCCGACCTGACAGCGCAGCCGGGATGGTCCGACTGGCCGCCTCCTTCGAATCTCATAGTCCTTGCACCGGTGACAGCCACACAGAGCCTGTCGGGTATGGCGACTAATGACTGGGGGAAGATCGCTATCTTTCAGCCTCAATCGAATCTCTCCGACTATTCGTCCAATAACGCTCCGACACTGTCAGGTGCGTCAGCCGTTGCGGGAGAGGGAAGGTTGATCTCAGCATCGGTTACGTACACTGACACCGACAATCATCTCGCAGTCATAAGAGACTTTCATGTCGAACTTGATCTCCACCCTATGAGCGCATGTGTGAAAGATTACGCATCCGGCACACTGTTCGAAACTGAAGTCACGGTCACATCAGGCGGATGGTACGACTACTATTTCGAATTCTCTGATGGTGCGGCAACGGTGACGACAGATATCGATTCGGTTTATGTCGATCTGCAGACATATGTGGCGGGAGATGCCGACGGTAATGGAGCTGTTGATATCGACGATGTTGTGTTTCTTATACAGTATATTTTCGCCAGCGGTCCCGCCCCCGATCCGCTCGAATCGGGTGATGCAGACTGCTCAGGTGCGATCGACATCGACGACGCTGTCTATCTGATTGCCTACATATTCTCAAGCGGCCCCACGCCCTGCGCGCTTTGA
- a CDS encoding TIGR00300 family protein, translating to MRREVVVVEGHIIDSGIMSEILDTVIKSEAQFKIVSFDMGKTNLDPSLAKIEITGEAEKIGSLLPRLSSLGCFLDSPHEISVLPAEADSVVPNDFYSTTNHVTKVFSNDAWVNVRNQRMDAVIVISDNGPVCRKLRDVKRGDMIVCGVEGVRVLPQFRDRDRSDFAFMTSEISSERRVELAVRRVAQIISPPDVKTAIVAGPVVVHTGSSHALCSLIENGHIDLVLSGNALAVHDIEQSLYGTSLGIHLDNGLPVSDGHRNHIRAINTIYRAGSIAAAVESGVLKSGIMYSCVKHNVPFVLAGSIRDDGPLPEVITDMNLAQEKYAEALQDIDVVLMLSTMLHSIAVGNMLPSKAKTIIVDINPSVVTKLSDRGSSQAVGVVTDVGLFLHHLSQQLRS from the coding sequence ATGCGTCGAGAAGTTGTTGTCGTTGAAGGGCATATAATTGATTCCGGCATCATGTCCGAAATCCTCGATACGGTCATAAAATCTGAGGCTCAGTTCAAGATTGTCTCCTTTGACATGGGTAAGACGAATCTCGACCCATCGCTGGCAAAAATCGAGATAACCGGAGAAGCTGAGAAAATCGGCTCGCTGCTCCCGCGGCTAAGCTCTCTCGGCTGTTTCCTCGACTCACCACACGAAATCAGCGTACTGCCGGCTGAGGCGGACAGTGTCGTTCCTAATGACTTCTACTCGACCACAAACCATGTAACGAAGGTATTCTCCAATGATGCCTGGGTTAATGTCCGGAATCAGAGAATGGATGCTGTGATTGTCATCAGCGATAATGGCCCGGTCTGCCGCAAACTTCGCGATGTGAAGCGGGGAGACATGATCGTCTGTGGTGTCGAAGGAGTCCGCGTTCTCCCGCAATTTCGCGATAGAGACAGATCCGATTTCGCATTCATGACCAGCGAGATATCATCCGAAAGGCGGGTCGAGCTGGCTGTCAGGCGTGTAGCGCAGATCATATCACCGCCCGATGTCAAGACCGCCATAGTTGCCGGCCCGGTCGTCGTTCACACCGGCTCGTCACATGCTCTCTGCAGCTTGATAGAAAATGGTCATATCGATCTCGTATTGTCGGGCAATGCGCTAGCGGTTCATGACATCGAACAGTCGCTCTACGGCACATCGCTCGGAATCCACCTCGACAACGGCCTTCCGGTCAGCGACGGCCACAGAAATCACATTAGAGCCATCAACACAATCTATCGCGCCGGATCGATTGCAGCGGCTGTGGAATCGGGGGTGCTCAAATCGGGGATCATGTACTCATGCGTCAAGCATAATGTCCCATTTGTTCTGGCCGGATCGATTCGCGATGATGGTCCGCTGCCTGAAGTAATCACTGACATGAACCTGGCACAGGAGAAGTACGCCGAGGCGCTGCAGGACATCGATGTTGTACTGATGCTCTCAACCATGCTGCATTCGATAGCCGTCGGCAACATGCTGCCATCGAAGGCGAAAACCATCATCGTAGACATTAACCCCTCGGTTGTCACGAAGCTGAGCGATAGAGGCTCATCACAGGCAGTCGGTGTCGTCACCGATGTCGGCCTTTTCCTCCATCATCTGTCTCAACAACTAAGAAGCTGA